The DNA segment GTGACGTCGTTGCCGCCAGCAGGCTTCCATCCGCCGTTAATAGCACAGCGCGAGTTTTACGTTCAAATAGCTGCGTGTTCAGCGCTTCCTCTAAGACTTTTATCTGGTGTGAAACCGCTGTAGGGGTAATGAAGAGCTCCTCAGCGGCTCTCTTAAAACTTCCCAGCTTTGCCGCTGCATCAAAGACTTTCAAAGAGTTGAGGGATGGGAGTTTCGGATACACAAATAGAGCCTTGCTATAGATGAATAATATTCATCTATAAGCAAAAAAAACTGAATTGTCAAGAGTGGTTGATAACTGCAACATAGAGCTATCTTCAGATGGTTGAAATGAGGTTTATCGAGTGAAAGCCCTGCTACATATTGATGCCAGTGCCCAGCAATTTGGCGGTAATCATGCTCCGAAAGCCCTTGAAAACATACCTCGGCATACCTCTATCTCAAAGGCAGTTGCCGCATCTTTTGTGAGACACTGGTCCCTGCAAAGACCCCAAGATAAAATCATCTATAGAGACATTGGCTTTAACCCACCCTGCCTTATCAGCCAAACGTGGATAACTGCCGCATTCACTCCAGAAGAGCAGCGCAGCGAGAATCAAAGGTCCTTACTGGCGCTGTCGGATACTTTGATTAACGAGCTTGATCGTGCGGATATCATTCTAATATCTTCCCCAATGTATAATTACGGCATGCCGGCGGCCCTTAAAGCCTGGTTTGACCAAGTGATACGTATAAACAAAACCTTCACCTTTGATTTGGCCCGTGGGGATCACCCCCTTGAGCCCATAATGTCGGGAAAGATTTTAGTTCTAATAACGTCCGCAGGAGAATTTGGCTTTGCAAAGGGTGGAATACGGGAAAAAATGAACCACTTGGGGCCTCATGTCAGAACATTGAGCCACTACCTGGGTGTTGAGCAAGTCTGTGAAATCAATGCGGAATTTCAGGAGTTTGGTGATGAACGACACCGCGATTCAGTTCGCCAAGCATTGTCTGAAAGTAAAACGCTTGCTTTAAAATTGGCTGGCAACCAGTAAACCACAATCACTTTCCGCAGGCTATGACTCCACTAAAAATTCATCTCATTGCGGTAGCCATCCGTCGACCGCACTGACCTGATATGCAGCCATTTGCCGAGCTGTATCGCCCGAACACCAACCTGG comes from the Microbulbifer sp. MI-G genome and includes:
- a CDS encoding FMN-dependent NADH-azoreductase, whose product is MKALLHIDASAQQFGGNHAPKALENIPRHTSISKAVAASFVRHWSLQRPQDKIIYRDIGFNPPCLISQTWITAAFTPEEQRSENQRSLLALSDTLINELDRADIILISSPMYNYGMPAALKAWFDQVIRINKTFTFDLARGDHPLEPIMSGKILVLITSAGEFGFAKGGIREKMNHLGPHVRTLSHYLGVEQVCEINAEFQEFGDERHRDSVRQALSESKTLALKLAGNQ